A part of Gossypium hirsutum isolate 1008001.06 chromosome A07, Gossypium_hirsutum_v2.1, whole genome shotgun sequence genomic DNA contains:
- the LOC107941031 gene encoding probable E3 ubiquitin-protein ligase XERICO has protein sequence MGLSSLPSPSEGMLCIILVNTALSISVIKGILRSILHVVGIHLSSLSPSPDSIENESFDFQFSTSEFYIEEFRSRTPAIQFDTLCSCKRAENDCPVCLSEFEPKSEINRLSCGHLFHKVCLEKWLNYLKVTCPLCRTLLLPEEESCYLG, from the coding sequence ATGGGTCTCTCAAGTCTGCCATCTCCGTCAGAAGGAATGCTATGTATAATCTTGGTAAACACAGCTTTATCCATATCTGTAATTAAAGGCATACTTCGATCCATCCTTCACGTTGTCGGTATCCATCTCTCGTCGTTATCACCATCCCCGGATTCCATCGAAAATGAATCATTTGATTTCCAGTTCAGTACATCTGAATTTTACATTGAGGAGTTCCGGAGTAGGACGCCGGCAATTCAATTTGACACTTTATGCAGTTGCAAGCGAGCTGAGAATGACTGTCCGGTCTGCCTGTCTGAGTTTGAGCCTAAATCGGAGATTAACCGATTGTCTTGCGGCCATCTCTTTCACAAGGTGTGCTTGGAAAAAtggttgaattatttgaaagttacTTGCCCTCTTTGCAGGACTCTGCTGCTGCCGGAAGAAGAGAGTTGCTACTTGggataa